The Bacteroides acidifaciens genome includes a region encoding these proteins:
- a CDS encoding RelA/SpoT family protein, translated as MDDFFTSEEKKELFSLYRHLMKSAGDSIFWQDCQKLKKHLIKAAQCNGLQRNNFGMNPVIRDLQTAVIVAEEIGMKGSCLIGIMLHEIVKAHILSIEEVNTEYGEDVASIIKGLVKTNELYAKSPAIESENFRNLLLSFAEDMRVILIMIADRVNVMRQIKDTGNEEDRNKVANEAAYLYAPLAHKLGLYKLKSELEDLSLKYTQRETYYYIKDKLNETKASRDKYIAAFIEPIQKKVAAAGLKFDIKGRTKSIHSIWNKIQKQKTPFEGIYDLFAIRIILDSEPEPAKEKQECWQVYSIVTDMYQPNPKRLRDWLSIPKSNGYESLHITVMGPEGKWVEVQIRTRRMDEIAERGLAAHWRYKGIKGETGLDEWLTSVREALENADNDSMKVMDQFKMDLYEDEVFVFTPKGDLFKLAKGATVLDFAFHIHSKLGCKCIGAKVNGKNVQLKQKLNSGDQVEIMTSNTQTPKQDWLNIVTTSKARTKIRQALKEMVARQHDFAKETLERKFKNRKLEYDEATMMRLIKRLGFKNVTEFYQKIADEALDVNEVLDKYIEQQKRDNDTHDEIVYRSAEGYNMQVPQEETTSKEDVLVIDQNLKGLEFKLAKCCNPIYGDDVFGFVTVSGGIKIHRRDCPNANQMHERFGYRIVKARWAGKSEGTQYPITLRVVGHDDIGIVTNITSIISKENGITLRSIGIDSHDGLFSGTLTIMVGDTGRLEALIKKLRTVKGVKQVSRN; from the coding sequence ATGGACGACTTTTTTACATCAGAGGAAAAAAAGGAGCTTTTTTCACTCTACCGGCATTTGATGAAATCTGCCGGAGACAGCATTTTCTGGCAGGATTGCCAAAAATTAAAAAAACATCTAATCAAAGCAGCCCAGTGTAACGGGTTGCAACGCAATAACTTCGGGATGAATCCCGTCATCAGAGATTTACAAACGGCAGTCATCGTAGCCGAAGAAATCGGTATGAAAGGCTCGTGCCTCATCGGTATCATGCTGCACGAAATTGTAAAGGCGCATATACTGTCTATCGAAGAAGTAAATACCGAATACGGAGAAGATGTGGCAAGCATCATCAAGGGATTGGTAAAAACAAACGAGCTGTATGCGAAGAGCCCGGCGATAGAATCGGAGAATTTCCGTAATCTCCTGCTCTCGTTTGCCGAGGATATGCGTGTCATACTGATTATGATTGCCGACCGCGTGAACGTGATGCGCCAAATCAAGGATACGGGCAATGAGGAAGACCGGAACAAGGTGGCGAACGAAGCCGCTTATCTATATGCCCCATTAGCGCATAAGCTGGGACTCTATAAGTTGAAATCGGAACTTGAGGACTTGTCGCTGAAATATACGCAGCGGGAAACTTACTATTATATAAAGGATAAGTTGAACGAAACGAAGGCGTCACGCGACAAGTATATCGCTGCGTTTATTGAACCCATACAGAAAAAGGTGGCGGCTGCGGGACTGAAATTCGACATCAAGGGACGTACCAAGTCCATACATTCGATATGGAACAAGATTCAGAAACAGAAAACACCGTTCGAAGGTATTTACGACTTGTTTGCCATCCGTATTATTTTGGATTCGGAACCGGAACCGGCAAAGGAGAAGCAGGAATGTTGGCAAGTATATTCTATTGTGACCGATATGTATCAGCCTAACCCGAAGCGTCTGCGTGACTGGCTTTCTATCCCGAAAAGCAACGGTTACGAGTCATTGCACATCACCGTGATGGGACCGGAAGGAAAATGGGTGGAAGTACAGATACGTACCCGCCGCATGGACGAAATCGCCGAACGCGGACTGGCTGCTCACTGGAGATACAAAGGTATCAAAGGCGAAACTGGTTTGGACGAATGGCTGACTTCGGTTCGCGAAGCATTGGAAAATGCGGACAACGACTCAATGAAAGTGATGGACCAGTTCAAAATGGACCTTTACGAAGATGAGGTTTTCGTATTTACTCCCAAAGGGGATTTGTTCAAACTGGCGAAAGGCGCTACGGTGCTCGATTTCGCTTTCCATATCCATAGCAAACTGGGATGCAAATGTATCGGTGCCAAGGTGAACGGCAAGAATGTCCAACTCAAACAGAAGTTGAACAGCGGCGACCAGGTGGAGATTATGACTTCAAACACCCAAACTCCGAAACAGGACTGGCTGAATATCGTGACTACTTCCAAAGCCCGTACGAAGATTCGGCAGGCACTCAAGGAGATGGTGGCGCGTCAGCACGATTTTGCAAAGGAGACATTAGAACGGAAGTTCAAGAACCGCAAGCTGGAGTATGACGAAGCGACAATGATGCGCCTTATCAAGCGTTTGGGATTCAAGAACGTGACGGAGTTTTATCAGAAAATAGCTGATGAAGCACTAGATGTCAATGAGGTTCTGGACAAATACATCGAGCAGCAGAAACGCGATAATGATACGCATGACGAGATTGTGTACCGCAGCGCCGAGGGATACAACATGCAGGTGCCACAGGAAGAGACGACATCCAAAGAAGATGTGCTTGTGATTGACCAAAACCTGAAAGGGCTGGAATTCAAGCTTGCCAAATGTTGTAATCCTATTTATGGCGATGATGTATTCGGCTTCGTGACGGTAAGCGGAGGAATCAAGATTCACAGGAGAGACTGCCCCAATGCGAATCAGATGCACGAACGCTTCGGTTACCGGATTGTAAAGGCCCGATGGGCGGGCAAGTCGGAAGGCACGCAGTATCCTATCACGTTGCGCGTTGTGGGACACGATGATATCGGTATTGTGACGAATATTACTTCGATTATATCAAAGGAGAATGGAATTACTCTTCGCTCTATTGGTATTGATTCGCATGACGGATTATTCTCAGGAACACTGACGATTATGGTCGGTGATACGGGAAGGCTGGAAGCGCTTATCAAGAAGCTGAGGACGGTGAAAGGAGTGAAACAGGTAAGCCGGAATTAA
- a CDS encoding MFS transporter: protein MAVKLWTVHFMRICIANLLLFISLYVLFPVLSIEMADRLGVPVAQTGVVFLFFTLGMFLIGPFHAYLVDAYKRKTVCVFSFALMVAATVGYAFVTNITELILLSTVQGLAFGIATTAGITLAIDITNSTLRSAGNVGFSWMARLGMILGIILGVWLYKSYSFQNLLSVSVIIGAAGILVASGVYVPFRAPIVTKLYSFDRFLLLRGWVPAINMILITFVPGLLIPLVHPFLNDSVLGNMGIPVPFFVGVGIGYLVSLLLARLFFMKEKTLRLVIIGIGLEMLAMSLLDATGSISAPSVLLGFGLGLVMPEFLVMFVKLSHHCQRGTANTTHLLASEFGISLGIATACYLDLDTDKMLHIGQIVASVALVFFVIATYPYYIRKKVR from the coding sequence ATGGCAGTAAAATTGTGGACAGTACATTTTATGCGGATATGTATAGCTAATTTGCTGTTGTTTATATCCTTGTATGTGTTATTTCCAGTACTTTCCATTGAGATGGCGGACCGTCTCGGAGTGCCGGTGGCGCAGACAGGAGTAGTTTTTCTATTTTTCACGCTGGGAATGTTCCTTATCGGTCCTTTCCATGCCTATCTTGTGGATGCATACAAACGTAAGACGGTGTGTGTATTCTCTTTTGCCCTTATGGTAGCGGCAACGGTAGGTTATGCTTTTGTGACCAACATAACGGAACTTATCCTGCTGAGCACCGTGCAGGGATTGGCTTTTGGCATAGCGACAACCGCAGGCATCACCCTGGCAATCGACATCACCAATTCTACACTGCGCAGTGCGGGCAATGTCGGTTTCTCATGGATGGCGCGTTTGGGAATGATTCTAGGTATCATCCTCGGAGTATGGCTTTATAAAAGTTACTCCTTTCAGAATTTGTTGTCTGTCTCTGTTATCATCGGAGCAGCGGGAATCCTGGTAGCGTCCGGTGTCTATGTGCCTTTCCGTGCACCGATTGTCACCAAACTCTATTCTTTCGACCGCTTTTTGCTGTTGCGTGGATGGGTTCCTGCCATTAATATGATTCTGATTACGTTCGTACCGGGATTGTTGATTCCGCTTGTCCATCCTTTCCTTAATGACTCCGTACTTGGAAATATGGGAATACCTGTACCTTTCTTTGTAGGAGTGGGAATTGGATATTTGGTATCCCTGCTTTTGGCTCGCCTGTTCTTTATGAAAGAGAAAACACTGAGATTGGTCATTATAGGAATCGGACTGGAAATGCTCGCGATGTCTCTGTTGGATGCGACCGGCTCAATATCTGCTCCTTCTGTACTTTTGGGGTTTGGATTGGGACTTGTCATGCCGGAATTTCTGGTCATGTTTGTGAAGTTGTCCCATCACTGCCAGCGTGGAACGGCAAACACCACCCATCTTTTGGCAAGCGAGTTCGGAATTTCCTTAGGTATCGCTACCGCGTGTTACCTGGATTTGGATACCGACAAGATGCTTCATATCGGACAGATAGTAGCTTCGGTGGCTTTGGTGTTTTTCGTCATTGCGACGTATCCTTATTATATAAGAAAGAAAGTGAGATAA
- a CDS encoding HAD family hydrolase: MNTTKTIAALFDFDGVIMDTETQYTVFWNEQGLKYLNEEDFGRRIKGQTLTQIYEKYFPALPEAQREITAKLNVFEKQMSYEYIPGVEAFIADLHRHGVKIAVVTSSNEEKMQNVYNAHPEFKGMVDRILTGEMFARSKPAPDCFLLGMEIFSVIPENTYVFEDSFHGLQAGMTSGATVIGLATTNSAEAIAGKAHYIMNDFTAMTCDKLLTLHR, from the coding sequence ATGAATACAACGAAAACGATTGCGGCGCTGTTCGACTTCGACGGTGTCATTATGGATACAGAGACACAGTACACCGTCTTTTGGAACGAACAAGGACTGAAATATCTGAACGAAGAAGATTTCGGACGCCGTATCAAAGGACAGACTCTGACGCAGATTTACGAGAAATACTTCCCGGCTCTCCCTGAAGCGCAACGGGAAATCACAGCCAAACTTAATGTTTTTGAAAAGCAAATGTCCTACGAATATATTCCCGGAGTGGAAGCCTTTATAGCCGACCTGCACCGTCACGGTGTGAAGATAGCCGTAGTCACCAGTTCCAACGAAGAAAAGATGCAAAACGTCTACAACGCTCATCCCGAATTTAAGGGAATGGTAGACCGTATCCTCACCGGCGAAATGTTCGCCCGCTCCAAACCCGCTCCCGACTGTTTCCTTCTTGGAATGGAAATATTCAGCGTCATCCCCGAAAATACCTATGTTTTTGAAGACTCTTTTCACGGTCTGCAAGCCGGAATGACTTCGGGCGCGACCGTTATCGGACTTGCCACCACCAATTCTGCCGAAGCCATCGCCGGAAAAGCCCATTATATCATGAATGACTTTACCGCAATGACCTGCGATAAATTGTTGACGTTGCACCGCTGA
- the panB gene encoding 3-methyl-2-oxobutanoate hydroxymethyltransferase, which translates to MAGYISDDTRKVTTHRLVEMKQRGEKISMLTSYDYTMAQIVDGAGMDVILVGDSASNVMAGNVTTLPITLDQMIYHAKSVVRGVKRAMVVVDMPFGSYQGNEMEGLASAIRIMKESHADALKLEGGEEIIGSVKRIISAGIPVMGHLGLMPQSINKYGTYTVRAKDDAEAEKLIRDAHLLEEAGCFAIVLEKIPATLAERVASELTIPIIGIGAGGHVDGQVLVVQDMLGMNNGFRPRFLRRYADLYTVMTDAISRYVSDVKNCYFPNEKEQY; encoded by the coding sequence ATGGCTGGTTATATATCAGATGATACAAGAAAGGTGACTACTCATCGCTTGGTTGAAATGAAACAGAGAGGCGAAAAGATTTCTATGCTTACTTCCTATGATTACACAATGGCACAGATTGTAGACGGTGCAGGAATGGACGTAATCCTTGTAGGCGACTCCGCTTCCAATGTAATGGCAGGAAATGTGACTACATTGCCTATTACGCTCGACCAGATGATTTATCATGCTAAATCCGTAGTACGTGGCGTGAAGCGTGCGATGGTAGTAGTAGATATGCCTTTCGGTTCTTATCAGGGAAACGAAATGGAAGGTCTTGCTTCTGCTATCCGTATCATGAAAGAAAGTCACGCTGATGCTTTGAAACTGGAAGGTGGAGAAGAAATCATTGGTTCTGTGAAACGCATAATCAGTGCGGGCATTCCGGTGATGGGACATCTCGGACTAATGCCGCAGTCTATTAATAAATATGGTACTTATACCGTACGTGCCAAAGACGATGCCGAAGCGGAAAAACTGATTCGCGATGCTCATCTGCTCGAAGAGGCAGGCTGTTTCGCCATTGTGCTCGAAAAGATTCCGGCAACCCTTGCCGAACGCGTAGCTTCCGAACTGACCATACCTATCATCGGTATCGGTGCAGGCGGTCATGTAGATGGTCAAGTATTGGTTGTTCAGGACATGCTTGGTATGAACAACGGCTTCCGTCCCCGTTTCTTACGTCGTTATGCTGACCTGTACACGGTGATGACTGATGCAATCAGCCGCTATGTATCCGACGTGAAGAATTGCTACTTCCCCAACGAGAAGGAACAATATTAA
- a CDS encoding DUF4301 family protein produces the protein MITTQDKELLAKKGITEAQIAEQLACFQTGFPFLKLDAAASIEKGILAPNAEEQKAYLAAWDAYTNTDKTIVKFVPASGAASRMFKNLFEFLSADYDKPTTKFELAFFDGIKDFAFYDDLNVACQRTAGKDIPGLIEEGNYKAVVSALLETAGLNYGALPKGLLKFHKYPEGARTPLEEHLAEGAMYAAGKSGKVNVHFTVSTEHRELFKKLVDEKAGEFAKRYGVDYYITFSEQKPSTDTIAADMDNQPFRDNGKLLFRPGGHGALIENLNDLDADIIFIKNIDNVVPDKLKEDTVTYKKLIAGVLVSLQKQAFEYLELLDSGKYTHDQMMEMLQFLQKKLFCKNPETKDLEDSVLAIYLKNKLNRPMRVCGMVKNVGEPGGGPFLAYNSDGTISLQILESSQIDMNDPEKKEMFENGTHFNPVDLICAVRDYKGHKFDLVKYVDKATGFISYKSKNGKDLKALELPGLWNGAMSDWNTVFVEVPLSTFNPVKTVNDLLREQHQ, from the coding sequence ATGATAACGACACAGGACAAAGAGTTGCTTGCCAAGAAAGGCATCACGGAAGCGCAAATAGCAGAGCAACTAGCTTGCTTCCAAACTGGTTTTCCTTTTTTGAAACTGGACGCGGCCGCTTCCATCGAAAAAGGTATATTGGCTCCCAATGCCGAGGAGCAGAAAGCATATCTGGCAGCGTGGGACGCATATACAAACACGGATAAGACCATTGTGAAGTTTGTACCGGCTTCGGGCGCTGCAAGCCGTATGTTCAAGAACCTGTTCGAGTTTCTATCTGCCGACTATGATAAACCGACTACAAAATTCGAACTGGCATTTTTTGACGGTATCAAGGATTTTGCTTTCTATGACGACCTCAATGTAGCTTGCCAGCGTACAGCCGGAAAGGACATTCCCGGATTAATCGAAGAAGGCAACTATAAAGCTGTAGTATCGGCATTGCTCGAAACTGCCGGGCTGAATTATGGCGCACTGCCGAAAGGTCTGCTCAAATTCCATAAATATCCCGAAGGTGCACGTACTCCGTTGGAAGAACATCTTGCAGAAGGAGCCATGTATGCAGCTGGAAAGAGCGGCAAAGTCAACGTACACTTCACCGTATCTACCGAACATCGCGAACTCTTCAAGAAACTGGTGGACGAAAAAGCCGGCGAATTTGCCAAACGTTACGGTGTCGATTATTACATCACTTTCTCCGAACAGAAGCCGAGCACTGACACCATTGCCGCTGACATGGACAACCAACCGTTCCGCGACAACGGCAAACTGCTGTTCCGTCCGGGTGGACACGGCGCACTGATTGAGAACCTGAATGACCTTGATGCCGATATTATCTTTATCAAGAATATCGACAACGTAGTTCCTGACAAATTGAAAGAGGATACTGTTACTTATAAGAAACTGATTGCCGGCGTACTTGTCTCCCTGCAAAAACAAGCATTTGAATATCTCGAACTACTTGACAGCGGCAAATATACGCATGACCAAATGATGGAAATGCTCCAGTTCCTGCAAAAGAAACTTTTCTGCAAGAATCCGGAAACGAAAGACCTCGAAGATTCCGTACTCGCCATTTATCTGAAGAACAAACTGAACCGTCCGATGCGTGTCTGTGGAATGGTGAAGAACGTAGGCGAACCGGGTGGTGGTCCGTTTCTTGCATACAACAGCGACGGAACTATCTCCCTGCAAATCCTCGAAAGCTCGCAAATCGATATGAACGACCCCGAAAAGAAGGAAATGTTCGAGAACGGTACACACTTCAACCCGGTAGACTTGATATGTGCAGTACGTGACTATAAAGGTCATAAGTTCGATTTGGTGAAGTACGTGGATAAGGCAACAGGTTTCATTTCCTACAAATCAAAGAACGGCAAAGACCTGAAAGCTCTCGAACTTCCCGGTTTGTGGAACGGTGCAATGAGCGACTGGAATACCGTATTTGTAGAAGTTCCCCTTTCTACCTTCAATCCAGTGAAGACAGTGAACGACCTGCTGCGCGAGCAACATCAATAA
- a CDS encoding MATE family efflux transporter, which yields MSKNDPHILGKESIGKLLLQYSIPAIIGMTITSIYNIIDSIFIGHGVGPMAIAGLAISFPLMNLVVAFCTLVSAGGSTLASIRLGQKDMKGATEILSHTLMLCITNSFFFGILSFIFLDDILTFFGASPDTLPYARSFMQVILLGTPITYTMIGLNNVMRATGYPKKAMLTSMVTVVANIILAPIFIFHFEWGMRGAATATVISQLIGMVWVVSHFMKKDSTVHFEGKVWKMKRRIVESIFAIGMSPFLMNVCACAIVIIINNSLQEYGGDMAIGAYGIINRLLTLYVMIVLGLTMGMQPIVGYNFGAQKIDRVKQTLKLGIISGVVITSSGFLICEFFPHAVSALFTDNDELIGLAVEGLRLTVLMFPFVGAQIVIGNFFQSIGKAKISIFLSLTRQLLYLLPCLLLFPNWWGLKGVWISMPVSDGFAFITAVISLIIYIKKVSKQQNVIAE from the coding sequence ATGAGTAAGAACGACCCACATATCTTAGGAAAAGAGAGTATCGGCAAACTGCTGTTACAATATTCCATTCCTGCTATTATAGGAATGACGATTACTTCTATCTATAATATTATTGATAGTATTTTTATCGGGCATGGGGTCGGCCCGATGGCTATTGCAGGATTGGCTATCAGTTTTCCGCTGATGAATCTTGTGGTGGCTTTCTGTACGTTGGTGTCGGCAGGCGGTTCTACGCTTGCTTCTATCCGGTTGGGGCAAAAGGATATGAAGGGGGCTACGGAGATTCTGTCACATACGCTGATGCTCTGTATCACGAATTCTTTCTTCTTCGGGATATTGTCTTTTATCTTTTTGGATGATATATTGACTTTTTTCGGGGCGAGTCCTGATACGTTGCCTTATGCACGTAGCTTTATGCAAGTAATCTTGTTAGGAACTCCAATCACTTACACGATGATAGGATTGAACAACGTGATGCGTGCTACCGGCTATCCGAAGAAAGCGATGCTTACTTCTATGGTGACGGTGGTGGCTAATATCATCCTCGCTCCTATCTTTATCTTCCACTTTGAATGGGGAATGCGCGGAGCGGCTACGGCAACGGTCATTTCACAGTTGATTGGTATGGTGTGGGTAGTGAGCCATTTTATGAAGAAAGACAGTACGGTGCATTTTGAAGGAAAGGTATGGAAGATGAAGCGGAGAATCGTGGAGAGTATTTTCGCTATCGGTATGTCGCCGTTTCTGATGAATGTTTGTGCGTGTGCTATTGTTATTATTATCAATAACAGTTTGCAGGAATACGGGGGCGATATGGCTATCGGTGCATATGGTATCATCAACCGGTTGCTGACGCTTTATGTCATGATTGTATTGGGATTGACGATGGGTATGCAGCCGATTGTCGGTTATAACTTCGGGGCACAGAAGATAGACCGGGTGAAGCAGACGTTGAAACTGGGGATTATCTCGGGAGTGGTTATCACGAGCAGCGGTTTCCTGATTTGTGAGTTTTTCCCGCATGCAGTGTCCGCGCTCTTTACGGATAATGATGAACTAATCGGACTTGCCGTAGAAGGGCTTCGCTTGACGGTGTTGATGTTCCCATTCGTAGGAGCACAGATTGTTATCGGTAACTTCTTCCAAAGTATCGGGAAGGCGAAAATCAGTATTTTCCTGTCGTTGACACGGCAGTTGCTTTATTTGCTGCCATGCCTGTTGCTGTTCCCTAATTGGTGGGGATTGAAAGGGGTTTGGATTAGTATGCCGGTATCGGATGGATTTGCATTTATTACGGCGGTAATCAGTTTGATAATCTATATCAAAAAGGTATCCAAACAACAGAATGTGATAGCAGAATAA
- a CDS encoding ABC transporter permease gives MRQIYYTIRTLLRERGSNIIRVISLSLGLTIGILLFSQIAFELNYEQCYPDAERLALVRCQVTNSSTGETAGDEGGTSYDYTVFDVTAATLAQDMPKEIEMASCVLPFGGANIYKEDKLLSDINYIYADTCFFQTFGIPVLKGNPKDMIMPGSVFVSEHFARETFGDENPVGKMLSIQKQEELTIRGIYKDVPENTMLTHDFVISIHQNGGYHAGAGWGGNDVFYAFLRLRDASDIDKVNANIQRVIGKYTSLEFDGWKVEFSAIPLVKRHLDSPDVQKRLVIYGFLGFAIFFVAIMNYMLISIATLSRRAKGVGVHKCNGASSANIFNMFLAETGILIIISILLSFLLIINTRGLIEDLLSVRLSSLFTWETLWVPLLTVFVLFILAGGIPGRLFSRIPVTQVFRRYTDGKKGWKRSLLFVQFTGVSFVLGLLLVTLLQYSHLMNRDIGIVVPGLAQAQTWIPKESVEHIKDEFRRQPMVEGVTVAINGVLGEYWTRGLIGNDGKRIATLNYNSCHYNYPEVMGIKIIEGTTIKKQDDLLVNEELVRLMKWTDGAVGKKLNDVRGTIVGVFRDIRNTSFYASQSPIVLIGDENANHVFDVRLKEPYDENLKRLNEFVESTFPNVSLHFVLVDNMVKDVYKNVYRFRNSVWITSGFILLIVIMGLIGYVNDETQRRSKEIAIRKVNGAEASHVLRLLTHDILYVSVVSILIGTVVSYFAGQAWLDQFAEQIDLNPLLFVGTALSVQLLIVICVVLKAWHIANENPVNSIKVE, from the coding sequence ATGAGACAAATCTACTATACTATACGCACATTATTGCGTGAGCGCGGGTCGAATATCATAAGGGTAATCTCCCTTTCTTTAGGGCTTACCATTGGTATTCTGCTTTTCTCGCAGATAGCTTTCGAGCTAAATTATGAGCAATGCTATCCGGACGCGGAACGCTTGGCACTCGTACGTTGTCAGGTAACCAACTCCAGCACAGGTGAGACAGCGGGTGATGAGGGTGGAACCAGTTATGACTATACCGTCTTTGATGTGACAGCCGCTACTCTGGCACAGGATATGCCGAAAGAAATCGAAATGGCCAGTTGCGTCCTTCCTTTTGGTGGCGCTAATATCTATAAGGAAGACAAACTTTTGTCCGACATAAATTACATCTATGCAGATACCTGTTTCTTTCAGACTTTCGGCATCCCCGTACTGAAAGGAAATCCGAAAGACATGATTATGCCCGGAAGTGTTTTTGTGTCAGAGCATTTTGCCCGTGAGACGTTCGGAGATGAAAATCCTGTTGGAAAAATGCTTTCTATTCAGAAACAAGAAGAACTGACCATCCGCGGCATATACAAGGACGTACCGGAAAACACAATGCTTACTCATGACTTCGTAATTTCCATCCATCAGAATGGGGGGTATCACGCGGGAGCCGGCTGGGGTGGAAATGATGTTTTTTACGCTTTCCTTCGCTTGCGCGATGCTTCGGATATTGATAAGGTGAACGCAAATATCCAGCGGGTGATTGGGAAATATACTTCTTTAGAATTTGATGGTTGGAAAGTTGAATTTAGTGCCATTCCGTTAGTGAAACGTCATTTGGATTCTCCCGATGTGCAGAAACGGCTGGTTATTTACGGATTCCTAGGCTTTGCTATCTTTTTTGTGGCTATTATGAATTATATGCTTATATCCATTGCCACATTGAGCCGTCGTGCGAAAGGGGTAGGAGTGCATAAGTGCAATGGAGCCAGTTCGGCAAATATCTTCAATATGTTTTTGGCAGAGACGGGAATACTTATTATCATTTCCATATTGCTTAGTTTCTTGCTGATAATTAATACACGTGGCTTGATTGAAGATTTGCTTTCCGTACGTCTTTCCTCACTTTTTACTTGGGAAACGTTGTGGGTGCCGCTACTTACTGTCTTCGTGCTTTTCATTTTGGCAGGTGGCATACCGGGACGATTATTCTCACGTATTCCCGTCACACAAGTGTTCCGTCGTTATACTGACGGGAAGAAAGGATGGAAACGTTCGTTGTTGTTTGTGCAATTTACAGGGGTTTCTTTTGTCTTGGGGTTGCTGTTAGTCACCTTATTGCAGTATAGTCATTTGATGAACCGGGACATAGGAATTGTCGTGCCCGGATTGGCCCAGGCACAGACATGGATTCCCAAAGAATCGGTGGAGCATATCAAAGACGAGTTTCGCCGCCAGCCGATGGTGGAAGGAGTGACGGTTGCCATAAATGGCGTGCTTGGCGAGTATTGGACGCGAGGACTGATAGGGAATGACGGCAAACGCATTGCTACACTGAATTATAATTCTTGCCATTATAATTATCCCGAAGTAATGGGAATCAAGATAATTGAAGGAACTACGATAAAGAAGCAGGATGATTTGCTGGTAAATGAGGAATTGGTGCGTCTGATGAAATGGACGGACGGGGCAGTAGGTAAAAAGTTGAATGATGTTCGGGGAACGATTGTGGGTGTTTTTCGTGACATTCGTAACACCAGCTTTTATGCATCTCAATCTCCTATTGTCTTGATAGGAGATGAGAATGCAAATCATGTGTTTGATGTCCGTCTGAAAGAACCTTATGACGAAAACTTGAAACGTCTGAATGAATTTGTGGAAAGTACCTTTCCGAATGTATCCTTACACTTTGTCTTAGTGGACAACATGGTGAAAGACGTATATAAGAATGTGTACCGTTTCCGTAATTCCGTCTGGATTACTTCCGGCTTTATTTTGTTGATTGTCATCATGGGACTGATAGGCTACGTGAACGATGAAACCCAACGTCGCAGCAAGGAGATAGCTATTCGGAAAGTGAACGGTGCTGAGGCTTCCCACGTCTTGCGGCTACTGACACATGACATTTTATATGTTTCTGTAGTTTCTATCCTGATAGGTACGGTTGTCTCTTATTTTGCGGGACAGGCGTGGCTCGACCAGTTTGCCGAGCAGATTGACTTGAATCCGTTGCTTTTTGTAGGCACAGCCCTCTCTGTTCAATTATTGATTGTAATTTGTGTTGTTCTGAAAGCATGGCATATTGCCAATGAGAATCCGGTAAATAGTATCAAAGTGGAATAG
- a CDS encoding chloramphenicol acetyltransferase gives MNQIEKIIDIATWNRKEHFEHFSAFDDPFFGVTVNVDCTRAYQEAKDKSVSFSLLVLHRIVTAAAKVEEFRYRIEGDRVVCYDSLLPEATVGRADHTFSFAAFEYDPDELVFIRKAKAEMERLQATTGLNKGGTFHPNAIHYSAVPWLTFTDMKHPTNIRSGDSVPKISTGKYFREGEKLLLPVSVTCHHGLMDGYHVAKFIEILDL, from the coding sequence ATGAATCAGATTGAGAAAATCATTGATATTGCTACCTGGAACAGAAAAGAACATTTCGAGCACTTCAGTGCTTTTGACGATCCGTTTTTCGGAGTGACGGTCAACGTAGACTGTACCCGTGCGTATCAGGAAGCCAAAGACAAAAGTGTGTCTTTCTCCCTCTTGGTCTTGCACCGGATTGTCACCGCTGCCGCCAAAGTCGAAGAGTTCCGTTATCGTATCGAAGGAGACAGGGTAGTGTGTTATGACAGTCTTCTGCCCGAAGCCACCGTAGGTCGTGCCGACCATACTTTTTCTTTCGCAGCCTTCGAATATGACCCGGACGAACTTGTCTTCATCCGTAAAGCGAAAGCAGAAATGGAACGTCTGCAAGCTACTACCGGACTGAACAAGGGTGGGACATTCCATCCCAACGCTATCCATTATTCGGCTGTTCCGTGGCTCACTTTCACAGATATGAAGCACCCCACCAATATACGTTCGGGTGATAGCGTCCCCAAAATTTCTACCGGAAAGTACTTCCGCGAAGGAGAGAAGTTGCTGCTGCCTGTTTCCGTCACTTGCCATCATGGGCTGATGGATGGTTATCACGTCGCCAAGTTTATTGAAATCCTCGATTTATAA